AGAAATAGCAAGGGATACAGCCTTTTTGACGTCATCGACCATTTCAGCTTCTTTATGGTATTTTTTAACTTCTTCATAGAGGACCGGAGGAGAGGCTGACCTGTCCATTTTAGGTGCAGCAAGTACTACTTTATCTGCCAAAGGAACCAATCTTGAGATGATAGCCCTGAAATCTTTATCCATCATTATCCCCAAGACCAGAAGCAATCTGTTAAAGGAAAAAGTCCCATCGGATATTGCATCCCTGAGGGTCTTTATCCCCGCAGGGTTATGTGCACAATCCAGGACAATCAGAGGGTCTCTTCCAACAATTTCCAGTCTTCCAGGCCAGTATGTACTCTCAAGTCCTTTATAAATGGCTTCATCTTCTATCTCAACACCCTTTTCTTTCAGTACCTCAATAGCCCCCAAAGCAGTAACGGCATTGGCAATCTGATGTCTCCCCAAAAGATTCAGTCTTAAACCTGAATATCTACTTTTCAACCCGGAGTAATTAAACCTCCCATCTGCCATTTTTTTTCCTTTAAGATCCCTGCCAACTCTATAGAGAGCAGCCCCATCCTGCAGGCACTTTTCCTGAATGGAGGCAAAAACAGAGGGCTGAGTTACTCCTGTAATGACAATGCCACCCCTCTTAATAATCCCTGCCTTCTCCATTGTTATTTCATGAATCGTCTTTCCGAGGTACTGTTGATGATCCATAGATACGTTGGTAATAACAGAGACCAGGGGATTAACTACGTTTGTTGAATCAAACCTGCCACCCATTCCCACTTCCAGAACGGCAAAATCAATGTCTTGTTCCTGAAAATAAAGGAAAGCTATGGCTGTAGTAAATTCAAAGAAAGTGATATCACGGGCAAGATCAGTACCCTCAATCTTCTGATAAACGATGTCCGTCAGTTCAGCTACCCTGCTCTCTGAGATCTCACGGTTATTTACCTTGATTCTTTCGGTAAAGTTCACTAAATGGGGAGAGGTATAAAGGCCCACCCTTAACCCGGCTTTATCCAAAATAGAAGAAATCATAGCAGCAACTGAACCCTTGCCATTGGTTCCCCCCACATGAATACTCTTTAATTCTTTTTGGGGATTATTTAAGAGGTCTAACAGACGGGATATGTTTGCAAGCCCAAGCTTTATGCCGGATGCCTGAAGGGCATACAGGTATTCTATTGACTTGTTGTAGGATTGAAACATATTTCAAAAAGGGTTAAGAGGGTTCAAGGTTTAAGGGTTAAGGATTTGTTTTTCAATGATTTTATAAGCACTTAATTTTTTAACAACGATCTGGCAATAACCATTTTTTGAATATTGCTGGGGCCTTCGTAAATCTGAATGCCTTTTGCATCTCTCATCATTCTTTCAACAGGATGGTCCTTGGTATAACCATGACCACCAAGTATCTCAACTGCCTCTGTAGTTACTTTCATTGCAACCTTTGTTGCAAGGTACTTTGCCATAGAAGCAAATCTGGGTATCAGTTCAATCTCTCTCCCCTTATCAATCATATGGGCTGCCCTGTATACCATGCACCTTGCCGCTTCTATATGGGTCAACATATCAGCAAATTGAAACTGAATGCCCTGAAATTCGGTTATGGGCTTTCCAAAGCAGATTCTCTCCTTTGCATAGTTCAGGGAATAATCAAAGGCACTCTGGGCAACACCCACCGCCTCTATAGCCATAAGCACCCTTGCCTGATTGAACACTCCTACTACGATTTTAAAGCCCTGCCCTTCAGGGCCTAAACGATTTTTCTCCGGAACAACAGCATCCTCAAATATGAGTTCTGTCATCGCAGTACCCCTCTGCCCCATCTCGTTCTCATGCTTGCCTATGGAAAATCCCGGCGTATCCTTTTCCACTACAAAGGCAGAGATGCCACTGTGTTTCTTTTCCGGGTTTGTTAAAGCGAATAGAGAAAAGAAATCGGCTACACCACCCAGAGTTATAAAGCACTTGGTTCCATTAACCAGATAATTGTTACCGTTCAATTTTGCCCTGGTTTTCATGGAAGCCGCATCTGAACCAGCCTCGGGCTCTGTAACAGAAAGGCATCCAAGTTTCTTCTTACCGATTATCTGCGGAAAATACCAGCCTTTCTGCTCTTTAGTGCCTGCCTCTCTCATAACCAGTATTCCACCTATTGTTTGGACCATAAACATTGTTGATACTGAAAGGGATGCCCTCGCAATCTCTTCTGCTGCTACACACAAAGTGACAATGCCGCTGCCTGAGCCACCGTACTCCTCAGGTACTGCCATATTGAGAATTCCCTGTTTCCTGAGGAGGTCAACCATATCCCAGGGAAACTCATCAGTGACATCGATCTCTGCTGCACGGGGAGCAATCCTATCCTTCGCTATCCTTCTAACACTCTCTCTCAACATATTCTGCTCTTCAGTAAGCTCAAGAGTCATTAACAACCCTCCTTAAAATTTTCAATGTATCGAAATCTGGAAGATCAAGTTTGGACGATATTAATTGTTGGTGACTCTTTTATTTTAGTTGTTATACGTAAGACCCTATTAAAAACCCATGTTATTCTATGAGTGAATAATAAAACAGGATCGAATCTCTGGTGACAAATTGTAGTTAATAAGAAGTAAAATAAAAGAGTCACCAACAACCATGGAAAGGCATATTATTAAAATGACTTTCCAAATCCCCTGAATTCTCTATTAATACGGAGACTTCATTATACCAAAGGGATCATAGCTCAATCCATAGGCTTCCCGTATGGTTCCCTGTATCTCTCCTGTTGTAGCGTATGCCTTCAATGCCTCAATTATGGGGGGGATAAGATTTTCGCCCTCTCCCATCTGAGCTTTTTCCCTCAAGCGCTTTATAGTCTCTTTTACCTTTTTCCGGTCACGAGTCTCTTTAAGGCTTTTAACATTGGCTATCTGTTCCCTCTCTGTTTCAGGTGGAATCCTGTGTACACCCCCGGGGGTTCTTTCTTCAGAAGCGGTTGTAAAGGCGTTTACACCTACTATAATCCGCTCTTTATTCTCTATTTCCTTCTGTAGTTGAAGGGCAGCATGGTCTATCTTCTGGTCTACCCACTCCTTCCTCATAGCCTCTGCCATTCCACCTATCTCATCTATTTCTTTGATTATTTTTACGGCCTCTTCCTCAAGTTTATTCGTGAGGTTTTCTATAAAATACGACCCGCCCAATGGATCTGCGGTGTTTGCCACTCCGGTCTCGTAAGCCAGAATCTGTTGGGTTCTCAAAGCTATACGCTGAGACTCTTCGGAAGGAAGAGCTATGGGTTCATCGTAAGAGCAACAATGGAGAGATTGGACCCCACCCAGTACAGCAGCCAGAGCTTCAACAGTAATCCTTATAATATTATTTAAAGGCTGCTGCGGCACCAGGGAAGAGCCGGCGGTATGAACACCGAATCTAAACTTCCAGGAACCAGGCTTCTTTGCCCCAAATCTCTCCTTCATAATCTTTGCCCACAACCTCCTGGCAGCTCTCAGCTTGGCTATCTCTTCAAGAAAATCCATACCAGCCGAGAAATAAAATGATATCCTGCATGCAAAATCGTCAACATCTAAACCGCGTTCTATCGCTTTTCTTATATACTCCATTGCAATCTCAAATCCAAAGGCAATCTCCTCGGGCGCATTGATGCCAGTCTCTCTCATATCATAGGCATTCACGGAATTGGTATTCCAGAATGGCATATGTTTCGTACAGAACTCTATTATGTCCACAGCCAATTTTACGCTGAGGTCTATCGGGTTATTTGGCTTACCATAACAGTAACGAGAGTGCAAAGGATCATTTGCGATGGTACCTCTCAACTTTGCAATATCTATACCTCTTTTTTCTGCAACTGTTATATACTGGGAAAATATAACGGCGGCAAGGGATGAAGCACAGAGAAGGGCAACACTGACCTTATCAAGGGGTATTCCATCTAACAGTTCCTCCATATCCTTCAATGAGGTAAGGTTTACCCCGCTCACTCCAACCTCACCTTCAGCCATAGGGTGGTCTGCATCGATTCCCCAGACGGTCGGAAGATCCCGGAAGATGCTGAAGCCGCTTACTCCCTCATCTGCTAGAAACTTAAGCCTTTTATTGGTATCGGCTGCCCTGGCGTATCCACCAGCTTCCCGCATCGTCCAGTATCTGCCTCTGTACATATTCGAATGGATACCCCTTGTAAAGGGGTACTTTCCTGCGTTGGCTATCTTTCCTTCGTAGTCAATTCCTGCTACATCAGCAGGAGTATAGATATCCTTGACCGGAAATCCTGACCATGTAGTTAATCTATTTGGCTTATCGAAATATGCTTCCATTAAACCATCTATCTTCCTATCCTCTCTTTTTTGAACCTTTACTGAATCACTCACTTTTTCACCTCCAGGTCATCGTAAGTAGTTTACTGTTTTAACCTCTTAAGCTGACCTCTGAATGCTGACAGCTGAACGCTTGCAAATTACCAACGGACAATTGAGAACGGTCAACTGACACCATCATAACTTATTTTATCATAAAATCAACTATATCATCCAATGGGCTCCCGGATCCAAATACCTCTTGTACTCCCATCTTCTTCAAGTCAGAGACATCTTCAAGAGGTATACACCCACCTACAACGACTGTCAAGTCATCTCTACCCTTCTCTCTCAAAAGCTTCATTATTTTTGGTGCCTCCACCAGGTGTGTGGACGAGTGAAAACTCAAACCCAATATATCCACGTCCTCTTCAACAGCAGTCTTTGTAATCTCTTCAGGTGTTACATAAATCCCTCCGTATACCACTTCTGCACCAGCGTCCTTCAATGCCCTGGCTATCAGCTTTATGCCCATGTCATGGGCATCCAGGCCAGGTTTAGCCAACAATACCCTTTTCCTTTTTTCCATATTTAATATTCCTCCACGTAAAGTTACACGGCTATCTGCCTGTGTCTTGCCCTGATAACCTCCCGATACGCCCTGACTTTATCCCCAAAGAGGGCATTCATAATCTCTTCAAGAGTAGCATAAGCCTTCACAGCTTCAATACTCGGTGGTACGATGTTTTCTCCCTTTTTAACCGCATCCTGGATACTTGATAAACCTGATTTTACCTTTTCATTGTCCCTTTCTGTTTTTACCTTTTTGAGTCTGGCCAATTGCTTCCTCTCATAGGACGGATCGACTTTGAATGCCTTAACCCTTATCTCTTCCTTAATCCTGTATTTATTCAAGCCTACAACTGTCCTTTCCCCTTTTCTTATAGCATCCCAGTAACGGTTAACCGAATCATCCATCTGCTGCTGAAGCCATCCGCTTTCTATTGCCCCCGGCATACCACCCATGGCATCAATCTCTTCTATCAATTTTGAAGCTCTCTCCTCCAGCTGTCTGGTCAACCACTCCACAAAGTAAGAACCAGCCAGAGGGTCTATTGTATCTGCAATACCCGTTTCTTCAAGGAGTATCTGTTGAGTCCTCAGGGAAATCCTGGCAGACTCCTCTGTAGGTATGCAGATAGCCTCATCATAAGAATCGGAATGTAACGAGCTAACACCGCCCAGAAGAGAAGCCAGACTCTGGATAGCTACCCGGGCAATGTTGTTCAATGCCTGTTCTGCTGTCAAGGTGTTACCGTCTGTCTGAACATGAAGCCTGAGAAGCATAGCCCTGGGGTCCTTTGCCCCAAATCGTTCCTTCATTATCCTTGCCCACAGTTTCCTGGTTGCCCTGAATTTGGCTATCTCCTCGAAGAAATTGTTATGACATCCCATAAAGAACGTAAATTTGGGGGCAAATTCCTCCAATCTCAATCCCCTATCCAGAAATGCCTGTGTATAGCTAATAGCCCCTGAAAGCATAAAGGCCATCTCCTGCACGGCATCTGTTCCAGAATCACGATGGGCATAACCACCTATAGCCATCGGGTTCCAGTTAGGCATATTCCTGGCAAGATACTCTATAATATCAACAAAATATCTGAATGCCTCTTTAGGGGCAGGAAAGATTGCCTGCTTATTTGCTACGTATGAGGTTAAAAAATCCAGCTGGCTCGTACCTCTTAACTTTGAAAGGTCTATCCCCCTCTTTTCTGCTACGGCAATTAACATGAACAACATAACAGGACATCTTGCAATAAGGGTAACCGGGTATTTGACTATATCAATTCCGTCAAAGGCATCCTCCATATCCTGCAACGTATCCACAGGCAACCCATTCATCCCCACCTGACCTTCTGCCAGAGGGTTATCTGAATCTATGGCATGGTTGTTTGTGGGAAGGTCAAAGACCACTGTTACACCAGTTTCTCCCATCTCTATAAGATATTTAAGCCTCTCATTGGTCTCTTCAGGGGTTGCAAATCCACATACCTGCCTCGCCTGCCACGTACGACTTCGATAGCCTACAGGATATATCCCCCTGGTGAAGGGATACTCGCCAGGAAAACCCCCATCCCTCTCATAATCGAAGGCTTCAATATCTTTAGGAGTATAGAGGCGTTTTACAGGTATCTGGGAATGGGTCTCAAACAAACCCTGCCTCTCTCCCAATTTTTCTACGGCCTTTCTTTCCCTCTTTTCTTCCCATTCTTTCAGTTTTTCTTCCAGCGATTTAATTTTATCTTTGTCAAACATATACGTTTACCTCCATGCAAAAAGATCGATAGAGAACTCATCATTACGAACAAAAAATCCCCCGGGAAGTCCTTACACCTCTCAAGAAGAGCTTTTTCTACCTTGGAGGTCAGTCGGTAAATTACTATCCTTCTATTTTTACCCCTTTTTCTGGCAGAAATCCATCTTTATTTACCGATGCAAAATCAGCCATAGTAGAGAAAATCAACCTTCTTCTCATTCAGCCGGCTTTATCCAACCCGTAACCGCAACAAGCCTCTTCTTCTCCATGTCAGTCTTAAATATCCTGCAGTAATTAGTGGCCTTATGGGATTTGGGGGTATAGGTAACAGGACCACAGATGCCTCCGGTATCAAAGTCCCTGAGTGTCTCAAGGGCATCTACCAGCTTTTCACCATCAACTTCTCTACCCGCCCTTTTAAGCCCTTCAGATATAATCACTCCCCAATACCAAGCCATTTGATAATAATTAACCGGCGGTTTGCTTTTTGGGCGATACCTCAGGAAAGCCTCTCTCACCTTTTTCATTTCTGGAGTATCGTCATACCACTGACTAAATGCGTGAAGTCCATAGTAATTTCTAGCCGTCGCACCTGCCCTCTCTATTGCATCTTCACCACATCCATAATGAATCCCCCAAACATTGGGGAAGTATTGAAACCTTTTACCAGTGCTCAGTATCAGAGCCACCTCTGGTGTAGGTAGAGCTCCCACTAAAACATTGTTTATCCCATTTGCCTTTAAACAAAGCACCTGGGAAGTAACATCTATCGCCCCAACAGCCACAATTTCCTCATAATACTTTTGGTTGAAAAAGCCTGCCCACTTCTTAGCACCGGCTGCAAAGACTTTCCCACCCTCGGTATCCGGTCTGGCTATCGCTATTTTTGGATCATTGACCTCCATTTTGTTTACTATGTAGTCATAAGCCACACCAGCAAAATCCCAGTAATCTCCTGGAGGGGCGAAAACATACCGTTTATACGGAGTAAACATGATAGGGGAAATTGTTATGCCAAATGAAGGCATTTTACTCTTTTCGAACTGCGAGAACAGGGCAGTGTGCTGTCCTGTACCTCCAGGTCCTGAAATACAAAGCACCTCATCTCTGTACGCCAGTTTCTTAAATGCTGCAATGGCCGTTGGAATACTGTATCTATCATCTTCCACAATGAGTTTTATCTTCCTCCCGTGGATACCACCCTCTTCGTTTACCAATCGAAAGTAGTCTCTGTGACTATTTGCATAGGTAACAAGAAACATTGCCACAGGACCGGTCAAATCTGTTATCAGACCGATCTTTATCGTATCACCAGTAACCCCTCTTACCTCCCCGGCATAAGAAGGTACGCTCATAAGAATAGCCAAGACAAATACCAAAACGATCTGACTCCTCAAAAGATTTCTTTTCTCCATAGTCTCCTCCTTTTTACACACGAGTTCTATCTCCCCTTTTCTCGTGAGAATAAGTTGTCATTTCCTGGAGAATTACCATAATACAGAAAATCAACCCTTTTCTCATTCAGCCGGCTTTATCCAACCGGTAACCGCAACAAGCATCTTCTTCTCCATGTCAGTCTTAAATACCTTGCAGTAATTGGTGGCTTTATGGGATTTAGAGGTATAGGTAACAGGACCACAAAGGCCTCCAGTGTCAAAGTCCCTTAGTGTCTCAAGGGCATCTACCAGCTTTTCACCATCAACTTCTCTACCTGCCCTTTTAAGCCCTTCGGATATGATTATCCCCCAGTACCAGCCCATTTGATATACGTTTATTGGCGGTTTGTTTCCAGGATGATATTTCATAAAAATCTCTCTCATTTTTCTCATCTCTGGAGTATCATCTTGCCACATGCTAAATGCATTAATACCATAGTAATTTTTGGCCGCTTCACCTGCACTCTCTATTACCTCATCACCGCATGCATACTGAACGCCGTATATGTTTGGGGAATATTTTAATCTCCTGCAGGTCCTCAATACCAGAGAGGCTGCATCTGTAGTATTAGCTGCAACCACAATACTATCAACACCTTCCTTCTTAAGCTTAAGTATCTGAGATGTTGCATCCATCGCCCCAACAGCCAGAATTTCCTCATAATACTTTTGGTTGTAAAAACCTGCCCACTTCTTACCACCCTCAGCAACAACTTTCCCCCCCTCCGTGTCTGGCCTGACCATGGCTATCTTCGGGTCCTTTACCTTCATCTTATTCAGTACATAATCATAAATCACACCAATAAAATCCCAGTAGTCACCGGCAGGTGTAAAGACATACCGTTTATATGGAGTATACATTACAGGAGAAATCGTTACAGCAAAAGAAGGCATTTTAGTCTTTTCAAGCTGGGAGAAGAGGGCAGTATGCTGTCCTGTTCCTCCTGGACCCGAAATGCAAAGCACATTGTCTCTGTACACAAGCTTTTTAAAAGCAGCAAATGCCGCCGGTATACTGTATCTGTCATCTTCAATAACAAACTTTATCTTCCTCCCATGGACTCCACCATGTTCGTTTATCCACCGGAAGTAATCCCTGTGGGCATTCGCATAGACCACAAGCATCCCAGCTGCGGGGCCAGTCATATCAGTTATCATCCCAATCTTTATTGTATCCCCAGTTACACCCCTCACTTCCTCAGCATGCGAGGGAATACTTACCAGAAGGACCAGAACGAAAACCAAAACACTTATACGTGCTAAATGATCTCTTTTCTTCATGATAATTCTCCTTTTTGAGAACAAGGTTAATAAACAAACTTTTTACATCCTGTCTTTCCTTACCTTGTAAACCAGCCTTGGCAGGTACGTTACATACTGGCCCGATTTAAAACCGTACTGTTCAACATAATCTTCCATAGGCAGCAGCCTGCCATCTCTATGCCTTGCTTTGATGATTCTCCCTTTTTTCGTATCTATCTCCCACCCATGCTCCTCCGCAAGTAATCGTAACAACTTAACCTTTTTCGCCGTCGGAATCTCTACCTCTTTTCTTATATACAGGTGCCAGTCGTCAGGAGGAACACCAAATTTCTTTCGATAATAATCCAAATAGAGAGCAAGTTTATTCTGCTTCGCTACCTCCATCTCCTGTACCACAAAACCCAACTTAGGAACGAGAGCAAGGACCTCATCCACTGTCTCCACAGGCATTATCATATGCTCAGGCACCGGGTCAACTTCCCTTTTCTCACCTGTCATACCGTGTATAGCCCACCACTTGCTTCGATCATACTTGTTACCCATAAGGTACGTCTTGAATTTGAATCCATCGGGCCCAACTATTACAGGGATGCCGGCCCTTGCATGTCCGAGAGCCACGTTGTACATCATCTCTGAGGCAGCCCCCCATATAACCAGTGCATTTGAGAACCTCATTACACCCTCAGACTGCATAGAATAGTTAGCCCTGTATGGCGTCCTGAATCCCATGTACTCCACCTTATAATGAGTAACAGTTAACGGTTCGGATTGAGTCAGGCATCCGCCGGTATTTGCAAAACAGCGTGGATTCTGGAGGGCGGGGTAGATTTCATAGATAGATTTACCTGTCTTTTCATCCTTATATCGGGCAATCTCAGATGCTACACAGCCAGAAACGCTCACCGCATAATTATTGGAGATGAATTCATTGGCCATACGGGCCACATCCATTTCAGAACCTTTTGTACTACCACAGCCAACTATTCCAATAGTGACGGGGACGGAAAACGCCGTAATAGCCCAATCCCTTACCTCCAGGTTACTGAATGTCCCTCTCCCTGCCCTCATGACCGATTTGTCCTCTTTTATAGCCTTTTTGGAGGCACCCAATATAAGGTCTATTATAGGAATACCCTGGGGGCAGACCTCCTCACATCTACCGCAGTAAATACTCTGGTGATGAAGTTCGCACAACTGAGAAAGGTCACCACCTGCGGCGGCTTTCAATGCTCTACTTATCTGCAAACTATTGGGACATGCCCTGAAACAGGCATCACATTCATCGCATTTTGCTGCCTGACTCTTTATATCCCCTTCCGATAAGAGATAATTTTCCTTCCTTTTTGTTTTTACCTTAAAGGCCACATTAAAGGCTACGTTAGCCGCTTTTTCTGGATCGGTAATCAAAACAGCCTGCAGACCACTCAACAGTTCATTTGCTAAATCATCAACAGTATCCGCAGACCTATCTGCCAAGCCCATGTTCTGTTTAAAACTGGTAGCGATAACCTTTGTATCTGTTCTGGCTGCTTCTCCTATGACATCCGTCTTACAGCAGGTTTCGCTTATCACCAGGACATCGGCTATTCCCATCCTGAGAACCCGATTGGTTTTCACAGGGGTAGTGAGGGTCTTGGCCTTATCATAGAATCTGACCAGATCATGACCAACAGATCCTATGCCACATACCTCTATCCTATCTTCCATACCATTTTCTCTTATAAGGTTTACCAGGTTCCATGCAGGCAATAAATCGAACCCTAGAAATACTATAACCGGTTTGTTTGTATCTGCTGTTCCCATGCCTGTTTGAATGTTGACCGGCGGCCAGGATGGAAGCTCTGCAAGCTCTTTGTCCGCAGACCAGCAGAAGCCGAAAAAACTGAACTTCAAAAACTCGGTAATATCCATTGCCGAAAGGAGAAGTGACCCTCCATGAAGAGCCTTTGATTGCAAATCTATGGCATTGCCCTCGAATCCCCCGCTGGCAGATGCCAGAAGTTCTGTTAGCTGATCCTCTATGTAGGTTACGACCTTGTTGGCATGGCCCAAGGTCTTGGGTGTAAAACCCACTAATGCATTGACATTCATCATTCCATAGGCGACATTTTTACCCCATCGGATCTCAGCATCTTCTCCATATTTCCTCAAACAATAATTGAGAAGGTCTCTACACGTGGACAGATGGGTAGCCAAACCCCTGCAGGAAGCCTGGAGGGACAACTTTGCCTGGTATCCCTCCAAATCTAAACCACATATCCCCCTTAGCCTATCCAGATCGCACGGTCCCAGAGGGCAGTCGTTACAAGTTTTCTCGATATTCGTATAGATGGGTGGGTATCTGTCCAGCAAGAACCTATCGAACTCGGCAATATCTGTAGCATGGGCATAGGGTGTTAACCACACCTTGATCTGATTCACCATGTTTTCAGACCATGTCGTTTCAATGCATTCCTTAACCAGACTTTGTACTCCTCTGATATCTCGTACTGTAGTTGTAATATCTATTTCAGTGTTTCCAACCTTAGCGATTTTCTTCTCTTCTCTTTCCATAGATTACCTCCTCCATTCTAAATCACTTAATACATCCTTACTTATTCCAATCAGATTAACCTTTAATGAATAACCCGCCTTAAATACGACTCTGATTACGTAATAAGCCTCTCTTAACCAG
The Thermodesulfobacteriota bacterium genome window above contains:
- a CDS encoding methylmalonyl-CoA mutase family protein, which gives rise to MSDSVKVQKREDRKIDGLMEAYFDKPNRLTTWSGFPVKDIYTPADVAGIDYEGKIANAGKYPFTRGIHSNMYRGRYWTMREAGGYARAADTNKRLKFLADEGVSGFSIFRDLPTVWGIDADHPMAEGEVGVSGVNLTSLKDMEELLDGIPLDKVSVALLCASSLAAVIFSQYITVAEKRGIDIAKLRGTIANDPLHSRYCYGKPNNPIDLSVKLAVDIIEFCTKHMPFWNTNSVNAYDMRETGINAPEEIAFGFEIAMEYIRKAIERGLDVDDFACRISFYFSAGMDFLEEIAKLRAARRLWAKIMKERFGAKKPGSWKFRFGVHTAGSSLVPQQPLNNIIRITVEALAAVLGGVQSLHCCSYDEPIALPSEESQRIALRTQQILAYETGVANTADPLGGSYFIENLTNKLEEEAVKIIKEIDEIGGMAEAMRKEWVDQKIDHAALQLQKEIENKERIIVGVNAFTTASEERTPGGVHRIPPETEREQIANVKSLKETRDRKKVKETIKRLREKAQMGEGENLIPPIIEALKAYATTGEIQGTIREAYGLSYDPFGIMKSPY
- a CDS encoding cobalamin B12-binding domain-containing protein, which translates into the protein MEKRKRVLLAKPGLDAHDMGIKLIARALKDAGAEVVYGGIYVTPEEITKTAVEEDVDILGLSFHSSTHLVEAPKIMKLLREKGRDDLTVVVGGCIPLEDVSDLKKMGVQEVFGSGSPLDDIVDFMIK
- a CDS encoding ABC transporter substrate-binding protein codes for the protein MKKRDHLARISVLVFVLVLLVSIPSHAEEVRGVTGDTIKIGMITDMTGPAAGMLVVYANAHRDYFRWINEHGGVHGRKIKFVIEDDRYSIPAAFAAFKKLVYRDNVLCISGPGGTGQHTALFSQLEKTKMPSFAVTISPVMYTPYKRYVFTPAGDYWDFIGVIYDYVLNKMKVKDPKIAMVRPDTEGGKVVAEGGKKWAGFYNQKYYEEILAVGAMDATSQILKLKKEGVDSIVVAANTTDAASLVLRTCRRLKYSPNIYGVQYACGDEVIESAGEAAKNYYGINAFSMWQDDTPEMRKMREIFMKYHPGNKPPINVYQMGWYWGIIISEGLKRAGREVDGEKLVDALETLRDFDTGGLCGPVTYTSKSHKATNYCKVFKTDMEKKMLVAVTGWIKPAE
- a CDS encoding ABC transporter substrate-binding protein, which translates into the protein MEKRNLLRSQIVLVFVLAILMSVPSYAGEVRGVTGDTIKIGLITDLTGPVAMFLVTYANSHRDYFRLVNEEGGIHGRKIKLIVEDDRYSIPTAIAAFKKLAYRDEVLCISGPGGTGQHTALFSQFEKSKMPSFGITISPIMFTPYKRYVFAPPGDYWDFAGVAYDYIVNKMEVNDPKIAIARPDTEGGKVFAAGAKKWAGFFNQKYYEEIVAVGAIDVTSQVLCLKANGINNVLVGALPTPEVALILSTGKRFQYFPNVWGIHYGCGEDAIERAGATARNYYGLHAFSQWYDDTPEMKKVREAFLRYRPKSKPPVNYYQMAWYWGVIISEGLKRAGREVDGEKLVDALETLRDFDTGGICGPVTYTPKSHKATNYCRIFKTDMEKKRLVAVTGWIKPAE
- a CDS encoding methylmalonyl-CoA mutase family protein, with translation MFDKDKIKSLEEKLKEWEEKRERKAVEKLGERQGLFETHSQIPVKRLYTPKDIEAFDYERDGGFPGEYPFTRGIYPVGYRSRTWQARQVCGFATPEETNERLKYLIEMGETGVTVVFDLPTNNHAIDSDNPLAEGQVGMNGLPVDTLQDMEDAFDGIDIVKYPVTLIARCPVMLFMLIAVAEKRGIDLSKLRGTSQLDFLTSYVANKQAIFPAPKEAFRYFVDIIEYLARNMPNWNPMAIGGYAHRDSGTDAVQEMAFMLSGAISYTQAFLDRGLRLEEFAPKFTFFMGCHNNFFEEIAKFRATRKLWARIMKERFGAKDPRAMLLRLHVQTDGNTLTAEQALNNIARVAIQSLASLLGGVSSLHSDSYDEAICIPTEESARISLRTQQILLEETGIADTIDPLAGSYFVEWLTRQLEERASKLIEEIDAMGGMPGAIESGWLQQQMDDSVNRYWDAIRKGERTVVGLNKYRIKEEIRVKAFKVDPSYERKQLARLKKVKTERDNEKVKSGLSSIQDAVKKGENIVPPSIEAVKAYATLEEIMNALFGDKVRAYREVIRARHRQIAV
- a CDS encoding acyl-CoA dehydrogenase family protein, which translates into the protein MTLELTEEQNMLRESVRRIAKDRIAPRAAEIDVTDEFPWDMVDLLRKQGILNMAVPEEYGGSGSGIVTLCVAAEEIARASLSVSTMFMVQTIGGILVMREAGTKEQKGWYFPQIIGKKKLGCLSVTEPEAGSDAASMKTRAKLNGNNYLVNGTKCFITLGGVADFFSLFALTNPEKKHSGISAFVVEKDTPGFSIGKHENEMGQRGTAMTELIFEDAVVPEKNRLGPEGQGFKIVVGVFNQARVLMAIEAVGVAQSAFDYSLNYAKERICFGKPITEFQGIQFQFADMLTHIEAARCMVYRAAHMIDKGREIELIPRFASMAKYLATKVAMKVTTEAVEILGGHGYTKDHPVERMMRDAKGIQIYEGPSNIQKMVIARSLLKN
- a CDS encoding folylpolyglutamate synthase/dihydrofolate synthase family protein; amino-acid sequence: MFQSYNKSIEYLYALQASGIKLGLANISRLLDLLNNPQKELKSIHVGGTNGKGSVAAMISSILDKAGLRVGLYTSPHLVNFTERIKVNNREISESRVAELTDIVYQKIEGTDLARDITFFEFTTAIAFLYFQEQDIDFAVLEVGMGGRFDSTNVVNPLVSVITNVSMDHQQYLGKTIHEITMEKAGIIKRGGIVITGVTQPSVFASIQEKCLQDGAALYRVGRDLKGKKMADGRFNYSGLKSRYSGLRLNLLGRHQIANAVTALGAIEVLKEKGVEIEDEAIYKGLESTYWPGRLEIVGRDPLIVLDCAHNPAGIKTLRDAISDGTFSFNRLLLVLGIMMDKDFRAIISRLVPLADKVVLAAPKMDRSASPPVLYEEVKKYHKEAEMVDDVKKAVSLAISLAKREDMVCVTGSIFTVGEARELFVAHTL